The Bacteroidota bacterium genome contains a region encoding:
- a CDS encoding DUF4276 family protein — MFVQPVVEDIIQELILIKLFEKYRPEVNLHGAIGKKGNSYIKKQLHGFNNASKHVPHIIITDLDDLPCSPSLIQNWIDFKPTKDFLFRIAVREAEAWLFADRKGFSKFIGAPLNKIPSDSETITHPKEFVIFLAKKSKKKMVKDIIPQGTAKVGPGYNMVMQDFIIRYWNIQEAINHSRSLAKAVKRIEIF; from the coding sequence ATGTTTGTCCAACCCGTTGTTGAAGATATTATACAGGAATTAATCCTTATTAAATTATTCGAGAAATACAGACCAGAAGTAAATTTGCATGGCGCTATTGGAAAGAAGGGAAATTCTTACATTAAGAAACAACTTCATGGATTTAATAATGCTTCAAAGCATGTTCCTCATATTATAATTACTGACCTTGATGATTTGCCATGTTCTCCTTCATTAATTCAGAATTGGATTGATTTTAAGCCAACAAAGGATTTTTTGTTTAGAATAGCTGTAAGAGAAGCTGAGGCATGGTTATTTGCGGATAGAAAAGGTTTTTCTAAATTTATAGGGGCCCCTTTAAACAAAATTCCTTCAGATAGTGAAACGATAACTCACCCTAAAGAGTTTGTTATATTTCTTGCGAAAAAATCTAAAAAAAAAATGGTTAAAGATATTATCCCTCAAGGAACAGCAAAAGTTGGACCTGGGTATAATATGGTAATGCAGGACTTTATTATTAGATACTGGAATATTCAAGAAGCTATTAATCATTCTAGAAGTTTGGCAAAAGCTGTAAAACGAATTGAAATTTTTTAA